Proteins from a single region of Lysinibacillus sp. JNUCC-52:
- the pyc gene encoding pyruvate carboxylase — MESINKILVANRGEIAIRIFRACTELNINTVAIYSREDSGAFHRFKADEAYLVGAGKKPIDAYLDIEGIIAIAKDAGVDAIHPGYGFLSENVDFARRCEEEGILFIGPTSQHLDMFGDKVKAREQAIKANIPVIPGTDGPVASVEEVQAFGEQYGYPLMIKASLGGGGRGMRVVQTKEDVASAYERAKSEAKAAFGSDDVYVEKCILQPKHIEVQIIGDKMGNIVHLYERDCSIQRRHQKVVEIAPSNSISENLRNKICDAAVQLMENVSYINAGTVEFLVAGDDFYFIEVNPRIQVEHTITEMITGIDIVHAQIKVAAGYGLHSEEIHIPQQADIPMIGYAIQSRVTTEDPANDFMPDTGKLMVYRSSGGFGVRLDAGNGFQGAVVTPYYDSLLVKISTSGMTFKEAAAKMDRNLKEFRIRGVKTNIPFLNNVVTHKNFIEGTFDTSFIDTTPELFNFPVRQDRGTKLLSYIGNVTLNGFPGVENKAKPIFAQPIKPLVDLKGQPLSGTKQILDEQGADGLKKWILAQQDVLLTDTTFRDAHQSLLATRVRSQDMYQIADETARMMHNFFSLEMWGGATFDVAYRFLKEDPWERLAKLRAQIPNVLFQMLVRGANAVGYTNYPDNLIREFIAESAASGIDVFRIFDSLNWIKGMEVAIDAARDAGKIAEAAICYTGDILDDGRAKYSVQYYKDMAKSLEASGAHILAIKDMAGLLKPEAAYRLISELKEATSLPIHLHTHDTSGNGIYLYAKAIEAGVDILDTALGAMAGLTSQPSANSLYYAMKGSQREIRADIESLEKLSYYWEDVRKYYKDFESGMISPHSEIYVHEMPGGQYSNLQQQAKAVGLGDRWDEVKRMYSRVNLLFGDIVKVTPSSKVVGDMALFMVQNELNEETVISRGQTIDFPDSVIELFQGYIGQPHGGFPEELQKVVLKEREPITVRPGELLEPVNFEQLEEVLADKLNRPVTKKDLLAYALYPKVFEEYAKTVASFGNISVLDTPTFLYGLKLGEEIEVEIEKGKTLIIKLVSIGEPQHDGTRVMYFELNGQSRELVIQDMTVEVDGSIALKADPSNPNQIGATMPGTVLKVVVSKGSPVKRGDHLLITEAMKMETTVQAPKDGVVKEVYASAGDAISTGDLLIEIE, encoded by the coding sequence ATGGAATCAATCAACAAAATCCTTGTAGCCAATCGGGGAGAAATTGCAATTCGAATTTTCCGTGCGTGTACGGAGCTCAACATTAACACTGTCGCTATCTATTCACGAGAAGATAGTGGGGCATTCCATCGCTTTAAAGCAGATGAAGCTTATTTAGTAGGGGCAGGTAAGAAGCCCATCGATGCGTATTTAGATATTGAGGGCATCATTGCAATTGCTAAGGATGCAGGCGTTGATGCGATTCATCCAGGGTATGGTTTTTTATCAGAAAACGTGGATTTTGCACGTCGTTGTGAGGAAGAGGGCATTTTATTCATTGGTCCAACTTCACAGCATTTAGATATGTTTGGTGATAAAGTAAAAGCACGTGAACAAGCTATTAAAGCAAATATTCCTGTCATTCCAGGTACAGACGGTCCAGTTGCTTCTGTAGAAGAAGTACAAGCTTTTGGTGAGCAATATGGATATCCGCTTATGATCAAGGCTTCCTTAGGTGGCGGTGGGCGCGGAATGCGTGTCGTACAAACAAAGGAAGATGTGGCGTCCGCTTATGAACGTGCCAAGTCAGAGGCAAAGGCAGCGTTTGGTTCGGATGACGTATATGTAGAAAAGTGCATTCTCCAACCAAAGCATATTGAAGTACAAATTATAGGCGATAAAATGGGCAATATTGTGCATTTATATGAGCGTGATTGCTCAATCCAACGCCGTCACCAAAAGGTGGTAGAAATCGCGCCATCAAATTCGATTTCAGAAAATTTAAGAAATAAGATTTGTGATGCTGCGGTTCAGCTAATGGAAAATGTCTCGTACATAAATGCAGGGACAGTCGAGTTTTTAGTTGCAGGCGATGATTTCTATTTCATCGAGGTTAACCCTCGCATTCAAGTAGAACATACAATTACGGAAATGATTACAGGTATCGATATTGTACATGCACAAATTAAAGTAGCGGCAGGCTACGGCTTGCATAGCGAGGAAATTCATATTCCACAACAAGCGGATATTCCGATGATTGGTTATGCAATCCAATCGCGTGTTACAACAGAAGACCCAGCTAATGACTTTATGCCAGATACAGGAAAGCTAATGGTATATCGTTCAAGCGGTGGTTTCGGTGTTCGTTTAGATGCTGGTAATGGCTTCCAAGGGGCCGTTGTTACACCGTACTATGATTCGTTGCTCGTAAAAATTTCAACTTCAGGGATGACGTTTAAGGAAGCCGCAGCGAAAATGGATCGGAACTTAAAAGAATTCCGTATTCGTGGGGTAAAAACAAATATTCCATTTTTAAATAATGTAGTAACTCATAAAAATTTTATCGAAGGCACATTTGATACAAGCTTTATCGATACAACGCCTGAATTATTTAACTTCCCAGTACGCCAAGACCGCGGAACAAAACTACTTAGCTATATTGGTAATGTGACGTTAAATGGTTTCCCTGGTGTAGAAAATAAGGCCAAGCCAATCTTTGCGCAGCCTATTAAACCGCTAGTAGATTTAAAAGGACAGCCACTATCAGGAACAAAACAAATTTTAGATGAACAAGGTGCAGATGGGCTGAAAAAATGGATTTTAGCACAGCAAGATGTGCTATTAACGGATACAACATTCCGTGACGCACATCAATCTTTACTAGCAACACGCGTACGTTCTCAAGATATGTACCAAATTGCAGATGAAACTGCACGTATGATGCATAACTTCTTCTCACTTGAAATGTGGGGAGGCGCAACGTTTGACGTAGCGTATCGTTTCTTAAAGGAAGATCCATGGGAGCGTTTAGCGAAACTGCGTGCGCAAATACCTAATGTACTGTTCCAAATGTTAGTGCGCGGGGCGAATGCTGTAGGTTATACAAACTATCCAGATAATTTAATTCGAGAGTTTATTGCTGAGTCGGCTGCATCAGGCATTGATGTATTCCGTATTTTCGATAGCTTAAACTGGATTAAAGGTATGGAAGTGGCAATTGATGCGGCAAGAGATGCAGGCAAGATTGCTGAAGCTGCAATTTGCTACACAGGAGATATTTTAGATGATGGGCGTGCGAAATACTCCGTACAGTATTACAAAGATATGGCGAAGTCTCTAGAGGCGTCAGGAGCCCATATTTTAGCGATTAAGGATATGGCTGGGCTATTGAAGCCAGAAGCTGCATATCGCCTAATTTCAGAGTTAAAAGAAGCGACAAGCCTACCTATTCATTTGCACACGCATGATACGAGTGGCAACGGAATTTATTTATATGCAAAAGCGATTGAAGCAGGGGTCGATATTTTAGATACAGCACTCGGTGCAATGGCTGGTTTAACGTCACAGCCAAGTGCGAACTCATTGTATTATGCAATGAAGGGTAGCCAACGTGAAATTCGTGCCGATATTGAATCGCTTGAAAAGCTTTCATACTATTGGGAGGATGTTCGTAAATACTATAAAGATTTCGAGAGCGGTATGATTAGTCCGCATTCTGAAATTTATGTCCATGAAATGCCAGGTGGACAATACAGTAACCTACAGCAGCAAGCTAAGGCTGTTGGACTTGGCGATCGATGGGATGAAGTAAAACGGATGTACTCACGTGTAAACTTATTATTTGGAGACATCGTAAAAGTAACGCCGTCATCGAAGGTAGTTGGAGATATGGCATTATTCATGGTGCAAAATGAGTTGAATGAAGAAACGGTTATATCAAGAGGACAAACAATTGATTTCCCAGATTCAGTAATTGAATTATTCCAAGGGTATATAGGGCAACCACATGGCGGCTTCCCCGAGGAGCTTCAAAAAGTAGTATTGAAAGAGCGCGAACCAATTACTGTTCGTCCAGGTGAACTGTTAGAGCCAGTGAACTTTGAACAGCTAGAGGAAGTATTGGCGGACAAATTAAATCGACCTGTTACGAAGAAAGACTTACTTGCCTATGCTTTGTACCCGAAAGTATTTGAAGAGTATGCTAAAACTGTAGCGTCATTTGGTAATATTTCAGTTTTAGACACACCTACGTTCTTGTACGGTTTAAAGCTAGGTGAAGAAATTGAAGTAGAGATTGAAAAAGGTAAAACGTTAATTATTAAACTAGTATCGATTGGTGAGCCACAGCATGATGGTACACGTGTTATGTACTTTGAGCTAAATGGTCAATCACGAGAACTTGTCATTCAAGATATGACAGTAGAAGTGGATGGCAGCATAGCACTAAAGGCTGACCCAAGTAATCCAAATCAAATTGGGGCGACAATGCCAGGTACTGTTTTAAAGGTCGTAGTATCTAAGGGTAGTCCTGTTAAACGTGGTGACCACTTGTTAATTACCGAAGCCATGAAAATGGAGACAACTGTACAAGCGCCAAAAGACGGTGTTGTAAAAGAGGTATATGCAAGTGCGGGCGATGCTATTTCAACAGGTGACTTATTAATTGAAATTGAATAA
- a CDS encoding FtsW/RodA/SpoVE family cell cycle protein gives MKQYLKRYAQNFDYPLFFTVLLLSLFGLVMIYSSSMMVAIVQKEQAPDYFYQKQLINLAVASLGFLVAAFFPYKHYANKNIMLLLTIVLIVLFTWVKVAGNGAEEVGSQSWIHVPGFGNFQPSEYAKLFIILYFAAAFYRKSQKYTFEKLQPTEIFYPIFLWILVVAGVAFETDLGAVIILCGIAVSVVAASGIPFKTFWKFFGVLGAFGAAILGMLWLFKGELLKGNRKGRIESYFNPFDFENGVGHQVVNSYYAIGGGGLEGRGLGQSIQKLGYLPEPQTDFIMAIVMEELGVWGVLIVLGGLGFIVYKGFSIALRTKDPLARMIAAGIASWIAWQSFINLGGVTGLIPLTGVTLPFISYGGTSIILLSLAMGILVNVSMFERVERKKSQT, from the coding sequence ATGAAACAATACTTAAAACGATATGCTCAAAATTTTGATTATCCACTATTTTTTACTGTCTTGTTGTTAAGTTTATTTGGATTAGTGATGATATATAGTTCAAGTATGATGGTAGCAATTGTCCAAAAAGAACAAGCGCCTGATTATTTTTATCAAAAACAATTAATTAACTTAGCTGTCGCGTCTTTAGGATTTTTGGTAGCAGCATTTTTCCCTTATAAGCATTATGCAAATAAGAATATTATGTTGTTACTGACGATTGTATTAATTGTTCTCTTTACATGGGTAAAAGTAGCAGGTAATGGCGCAGAGGAAGTAGGCTCTCAAAGTTGGATTCATGTCCCAGGATTCGGGAATTTCCAGCCTTCTGAATATGCGAAACTATTTATAATTTTATATTTTGCAGCAGCATTTTATCGAAAATCTCAAAAATATACATTTGAAAAGCTACAGCCAACAGAAATTTTTTATCCGATTTTCCTTTGGATTCTTGTTGTTGCGGGTGTGGCATTTGAAACAGATTTAGGTGCTGTCATTATTTTATGTGGCATTGCAGTATCTGTTGTAGCGGCAAGTGGTATTCCTTTTAAAACGTTTTGGAAGTTTTTTGGCGTATTAGGTGCATTTGGTGCAGCCATTCTTGGTATGCTTTGGCTCTTTAAGGGCGAATTATTAAAAGGAAATCGTAAAGGACGTATCGAGTCATATTTCAATCCGTTCGATTTTGAAAACGGGGTAGGTCACCAAGTTGTCAATAGTTATTATGCAATTGGTGGTGGTGGTCTAGAAGGTCGAGGACTCGGACAATCTATTCAAAAATTAGGATATTTACCTGAACCTCAAACCGACTTTATTATGGCAATAGTGATGGAGGAACTTGGTGTATGGGGCGTGCTAATCGTCTTAGGCGGTTTGGGATTTATTGTATATAAAGGTTTTTCAATTGCATTGAGAACAAAAGATCCGCTAGCACGAATGATAGCGGCAGGTATTGCGAGCTGGATAGCTTGGCAATCGTTTATTAATCTTGGGGGTGTAACTGGGTTAATCCCGTTAACCGGTGTCACGCTGCCTTTCATTAGTTATGGCGGGACATCTATAATTTTGCTATCTTTAGCTATGGGGATATTGGTCAATGTTTCCATGTTTGAAAGGGTAGAAAGAAAAAAATCACAAACATAA
- a CDS encoding YlaN family protein yields the protein MDTKSQTSFQEKALELLVADADKIARLIRVQMDHLTMPQCPLYEEVLDTQMFGLSREIDFAVKLGLIERDKGKAILDSLEKELSVLHDAYTDK from the coding sequence ATGGATACGAAATCACAAACTTCCTTTCAAGAGAAGGCTTTGGAGCTTTTAGTAGCTGATGCAGATAAAATTGCTCGCCTCATTCGAGTACAAATGGATCATTTAACGATGCCACAATGCCCTTTATATGAAGAAGTATTAGATACACAAATGTTCGGCCTTTCACGTGAAATTGACTTTGCTGTGAAGCTTGGACTTATTGAACGCGATAAAGGCAAAGCAATTCTCGATTCACTCGAGAAAGAACTTTCTGTACTACATGACGCGTATACAGACAAATAA
- a CDS encoding peptidyl-prolyl cis-trans isomerase: METIIPIKGAVSYQLTLDPTVWIFDDRKLDLNTYFQAREVEEDADTKYMREVGAHWSREIMEGATFPPTLKSERKFDRKGMETGTFGIELSHFLKNAELKPEATNIVIECKDGEEHAFSIEEAQTLIFKYSQDGKPLAEDGPVHILFGDGSNVDNPIKNVLAVRAE; encoded by the coding sequence ATGGAAACAATTATTCCTATCAAGGGTGCAGTTTCGTATCAGCTTACATTAGATCCAACTGTTTGGATTTTTGACGATCGTAAACTAGACTTAAATACGTACTTCCAAGCAAGAGAAGTAGAGGAAGATGCGGATACAAAATATATGCGTGAAGTCGGTGCTCACTGGTCACGTGAAATTATGGAAGGTGCTACTTTCCCACCAACTTTAAAATCAGAACGTAAATTCGATCGTAAAGGGATGGAAACAGGTACTTTCGGTATCGAATTAAGTCATTTCTTGAAAAATGCTGAACTTAAACCAGAGGCGACAAATATCGTCATTGAATGCAAAGACGGTGAAGAACATGCATTTTCAATCGAAGAAGCACAGACATTAATTTTTAAATACAGCCAAGATGGCAAACCTTTAGCTGAAGATGGCCCTGTCCATATATTATTTGGAGACGGCTCGAATGTAGACAACCCTATCAAAAATGTATTAGCCGTTCGTGCGGAATAG
- a CDS encoding YlaI family protein, which yields MRVKCVICDTINQLDDDLPLAKKLRNRPIHTYMCDTCHDRIKENTVTRIETGNFRFYRTSPQMDKEF from the coding sequence ATGCGCGTAAAATGTGTCATTTGCGATACTATTAACCAGTTAGATGATGATTTACCGTTAGCAAAAAAACTACGAAATCGCCCAATTCATACGTATATGTGCGATACATGTCACGATCGTATTAAAGAAAATACGGTGACACGAATAGAAACAGGGAACTTCCGTTTTTATCGTACCTCACCACAAATGGATAAAGAATTTTAA
- a CDS encoding ABC transporter permease, with protein sequence MDNTLFKQYQQLLKKEKRYVRLYQIIILIAFFGGWELLSRLEWIDRLIFSSPTNVWHTFIEKVSDGSLTLHVGVTLMETIIGFIAGTLLGTIIATVLWWSPMLSKILDPYLVILNAMPKVALGPILIVALGPGYFSIIAMGALISIIITTIVVYTAFKGVDPNYSKVLQTFGATRWQTFKEVILPASFPTIISTLKVNVGLSWVGVIVGEFLVASKGLGYLIIYGFQVFNFNLVLMSLLIIAFFATIMYQVVELIEKVIIKNNG encoded by the coding sequence TTGGATAACACATTGTTTAAACAGTATCAACAATTGCTAAAAAAGGAAAAACGCTATGTTCGATTATATCAAATTATTATTTTAATCGCCTTTTTTGGAGGGTGGGAGTTACTATCAAGGCTTGAATGGATCGATCGTTTAATCTTTAGCTCGCCCACAAATGTTTGGCATACGTTTATTGAAAAAGTAAGTGACGGCTCGCTCACATTACATGTCGGTGTGACGTTAATGGAAACAATTATCGGTTTTATTGCAGGTACATTACTAGGAACTATAATTGCCACTGTTTTATGGTGGTCACCGATGCTATCAAAAATACTTGATCCTTATTTAGTTATTTTAAATGCAATGCCGAAAGTAGCACTAGGACCAATTTTAATTGTGGCACTTGGCCCAGGGTATTTTTCGATTATAGCAATGGGTGCACTCATTTCAATCATCATTACAACGATTGTCGTTTACACCGCCTTTAAAGGTGTTGACCCAAATTACAGTAAGGTATTGCAAACTTTTGGTGCGACGCGGTGGCAAACTTTTAAAGAGGTTATTTTGCCTGCATCCTTCCCAACAATTATTTCAACTTTAAAAGTTAATGTTGGATTATCGTGGGTAGGTGTTATAGTCGGTGAGTTTTTAGTTGCTTCAAAGGGACTTGGCTATTTAATCATTTATGGCTTCCAAGTATTTAACTTTAATCTTGTCCTTATGTCACTGCTCATAATTGCTTTCTTTGCAACAATCATGTATCAAGTCGTCGAATTAATCGAGAAAGTAATTATTAAAAATAATGGATAA
- a CDS encoding ABC transporter ATP-binding protein: MEFLKLEHIHHSYFSSTQAKEVLRDINLDIREGEFVSFIGPSGCGKTTLLSIIAGLFPATEGKVFIDGEIIAPHNQSLIGYMLQQDYLFPWKTIEDNVTIGLKIMQRDNKTHKVTANALLQEVGLPHVGSYYPRELSGGMRQRVALARTLAVNPKILLLDEPFSALDYQSKLKLEDLVVETLKAYQKTAILVTHDIGEAIAMSERVFLFSANPGTLHKVFEIPSALQQLSPFDVRQHPAYSEVFQTIWKELESLG; encoded by the coding sequence ATGGAGTTTTTAAAACTAGAACATATTCACCATAGTTATTTCTCCAGTACGCAGGCGAAGGAAGTTTTACGTGACATTAACCTAGATATTCGCGAAGGTGAGTTTGTTTCCTTTATAGGGCCAAGTGGCTGTGGGAAAACAACTCTATTGTCTATTATTGCTGGGTTGTTTCCTGCAACAGAAGGCAAGGTGTTTATTGATGGGGAAATCATTGCACCACACAATCAATCGCTTATTGGCTATATGCTTCAACAGGATTACTTATTTCCTTGGAAAACGATTGAGGATAATGTCACAATTGGATTAAAAATAATGCAGCGAGATAATAAGACGCATAAAGTAACTGCAAATGCGCTCTTACAAGAAGTGGGTTTACCGCATGTTGGAAGTTATTACCCGAGAGAATTGTCAGGAGGAATGCGTCAACGCGTTGCACTAGCAAGGACTTTGGCAGTAAATCCGAAAATTTTACTGCTAGATGAGCCGTTCTCAGCACTTGATTATCAATCGAAATTAAAGCTTGAGGACTTAGTCGTCGAAACATTAAAGGCCTATCAAAAAACCGCAATTCTTGTCACACATGATATTGGTGAGGCAATTGCGATGAGTGAACGAGTTTTTCTCTTCTCAGCCAATCCTGGTACGTTACACAAAGTGTTTGAAATACCTTCTGCGTTACAACAGCTATCTCCTTTCGATGTAAGGCAGCATCCAGCGTATTCAGAAGTATTCCAAACGATTTGGAAGGAGCTGGAGAGCCTTGGATAA
- a CDS encoding ABC transporter substrate-binding protein, with protein MRWLKKGLLVSGIALLLLSLAACNKAELEKVKVGEVTRSIFYAPQYVALEKGFFEEEGLSVELQTIAGGDKTMTALLSDGIDIALVGSETSIYVTAQGANDPIQNFAQLTQTDGTFLVAREKMDNFSWEDLKGSTFLGQRKGGMPQMAGEFVLKKHSIDPTKDLTLIQNIDFANIATAFASGTGDYVQLFEPTASVFEKEGKGYIVASFGTESGHLPYTSFMAKSSYLKDDAKTVQGFTNALKKAQDFVQEKSSAEVAKIIQPYFENVDVSLIETVVERYKSQGSYATDPILDEEEWDNLQTIMEEAGELPQRVKYEDLVNTKFAKKAAE; from the coding sequence ATGCGTTGGCTTAAAAAAGGTTTGTTAGTTAGTGGTATTGCTTTGTTGCTCCTTTCGTTGGCAGCGTGTAATAAAGCTGAGCTAGAAAAAGTAAAAGTCGGAGAAGTGACGCGCTCGATTTTCTATGCTCCGCAATATGTAGCACTTGAAAAAGGGTTCTTTGAGGAAGAGGGGCTTTCTGTAGAGCTACAAACGATTGCAGGTGGAGATAAAACGATGACTGCGTTACTTTCTGATGGTATTGATATTGCCTTGGTTGGCTCTGAGACATCCATATATGTCACTGCGCAAGGTGCCAATGATCCGATTCAAAATTTTGCGCAATTAACACAGACAGATGGCACATTTTTAGTAGCACGTGAAAAGATGGACAATTTTTCATGGGAGGATTTAAAAGGATCCACATTTTTAGGGCAGCGTAAAGGTGGAATGCCACAAATGGCAGGTGAATTTGTCCTGAAAAAGCATAGTATTGATCCTACAAAAGATTTGACGCTGATTCAAAATATTGATTTTGCCAATATTGCTACAGCCTTTGCGTCAGGAACAGGGGACTATGTACAGCTATTTGAACCGACAGCAAGTGTTTTTGAAAAAGAAGGTAAAGGCTATATTGTAGCTTCATTTGGTACTGAATCGGGTCATTTACCATATACATCCTTCATGGCAAAAAGTAGCTACTTAAAGGATGATGCTAAAACAGTGCAAGGCTTTACAAATGCACTAAAAAAAGCACAAGATTTTGTACAGGAAAAAAGTTCAGCAGAAGTTGCGAAAATAATTCAACCGTATTTTGAGAATGTAGATGTATCTTTAATTGAAACAGTAGTAGAACGCTATAAATCACAAGGTTCCTACGCAACAGATCCAATATTGGATGAGGAAGAGTGGGATAATTTACAAACTATTATGGAGGAAGCAGGTGAACTTCCTCAACGAGTAAAATATGAAGACCTTGTGAATACGAAGTTTGCAAAAAAGGCTGCGGAGTAA
- a CDS encoding YlaH-like family protein, producing MDIKSALLGELNVIQVATPVNAEETTKVYERMAGITRFLYENLPSYEVAGYVVFFLVFALSAIVYKLGFAKKLKLSQNIVIYVFLFLGCIMLTFFALFLPMVEGLIVAALILIVYKTRMWREKREEQQAANQ from the coding sequence TTGGATATAAAGTCCGCTTTATTGGGTGAACTAAATGTTATTCAAGTTGCTACACCTGTGAATGCAGAGGAAACAACAAAAGTTTATGAAAGAATGGCTGGTATAACTAGATTTTTATACGAAAATTTACCAAGCTATGAAGTTGCAGGCTATGTTGTATTCTTTCTAGTGTTTGCACTTTCTGCAATTGTCTATAAATTAGGCTTTGCAAAAAAGTTAAAGCTATCTCAAAATATTGTCATTTATGTGTTCCTATTTTTGGGATGTATTATGTTGACATTTTTCGCGTTATTCCTACCAATGGTTGAAGGCCTCATCGTAGCGGCGTTAATTTTAATTGTATACAAAACACGTATGTGGCGAGAAAAAAGAGAAGAGCAACAAGCTGCCAATCAATAA
- the typA gene encoding translational GTPase TypA, with protein MTNLRQDLRNIAIIAHVDHGKTTLVDQLLKQSGTFRSNERVEERAMDSNDIERERGITILAKNTAVNYEGTRINILDTPGHADFGGEVERILKMVDGVLLVVDAYEGCMPQTRFVLKKALEQRLTPIVVVNKVDKDSARPLEVVDEVLELFIELGADDDQLDFPVVYASGVNGTASLDADPSKQEENMKCLFEKIIEAIPAPVDNSEEPLQFQVALLDYNDFVGRIGIGRVFRGTISVGQQVALMKLDGTVKNFRVTKIFGFFGLKREEVETAKAGDLIAVSGMEDINVGETVCPVEHQEALTPLRIDEPTLQMTFLVNNSPFAGREGKWVTSRKVEERLRAQLQTDVSLRVEDTDSPDAWTVSGRGELHLSILIENMRREGFELQVSKPQVIVREIDGVKCEPFERVQIDVPEENVGSIIESIGTRKGEMLDMVNNGSGQVRLTFLVPARGLIGYTTEFMSMTKGFGIINHTFDCYQPLLPGKIGGRHQGVLVSMETGKSTTYGMMQIEDRGTLFLEPGTDIYEGMIVGENTRDADITVNITKMKQKTNIRSANKDQTNVIKKPRILSLEEALEYLGDDEYLEITPESIRLRKKILDKNEREKAAKKLKNAEQ; from the coding sequence ATGACAAACTTACGTCAAGATCTTCGCAATATCGCAATTATCGCCCACGTTGACCATGGTAAAACTACTTTAGTCGACCAATTATTAAAACAATCTGGTACATTCCGTTCAAACGAACGTGTTGAAGAACGTGCAATGGACTCTAATGATATTGAACGTGAACGCGGTATTACGATTTTAGCTAAAAATACAGCAGTAAACTATGAAGGAACTCGTATCAACATCCTTGATACGCCTGGACACGCCGACTTCGGTGGTGAGGTAGAACGTATTTTAAAAATGGTAGACGGCGTTTTACTAGTTGTCGATGCGTATGAGGGTTGTATGCCACAAACACGTTTCGTACTAAAAAAAGCATTAGAACAACGCTTAACACCAATCGTTGTAGTTAACAAAGTGGACAAAGATTCAGCTCGCCCACTAGAAGTAGTAGATGAAGTGCTTGAATTATTCATCGAGCTAGGTGCAGATGATGATCAATTAGACTTCCCAGTTGTTTATGCTTCAGGTGTAAATGGTACAGCTTCGTTAGACGCTGATCCATCTAAACAAGAAGAAAATATGAAATGTCTATTTGAAAAAATCATTGAGGCTATCCCAGCACCAGTTGATAACTCAGAAGAACCATTACAATTCCAAGTAGCTTTACTTGACTATAATGACTTCGTTGGACGTATCGGAATTGGTCGTGTATTCCGCGGAACAATTTCAGTAGGTCAACAAGTTGCGCTGATGAAATTAGACGGTACAGTGAAAAACTTCCGTGTAACAAAAATCTTTGGTTTCTTCGGTCTAAAACGTGAAGAAGTTGAGACAGCAAAAGCTGGTGACTTAATCGCCGTTTCAGGGATGGAAGATATTAACGTAGGTGAAACAGTATGTCCTGTTGAACACCAAGAGGCACTAACACCTTTACGTATCGATGAGCCAACTCTACAAATGACTTTCTTAGTAAACAACTCTCCATTCGCAGGTCGCGAAGGGAAATGGGTTACTTCTCGTAAAGTAGAAGAACGTTTACGTGCTCAATTACAAACAGACGTATCTTTACGCGTTGAAGATACTGATTCTCCTGATGCTTGGACAGTTTCAGGTCGTGGTGAGCTTCACTTATCGATCCTAATTGAAAACATGCGTCGTGAAGGTTTTGAATTACAAGTATCAAAACCACAAGTAATCGTGCGCGAAATCGATGGCGTGAAATGCGAACCATTCGAACGCGTGCAAATCGATGTACCTGAAGAAAATGTTGGTTCTATTATTGAATCTATTGGTACACGTAAAGGTGAAATGCTTGATATGGTGAACAACGGCAGTGGTCAAGTTCGTTTAACGTTCTTAGTACCAGCTCGTGGTTTAATCGGTTATACAACTGAGTTCATGTCGATGACAAAAGGTTTCGGTATTATCAACCATACGTTTGATTGCTACCAACCATTATTACCAGGAAAAATTGGTGGTCGTCACCAAGGCGTACTCGTTTCAATGGAAACTGGTAAATCGACAACTTATGGTATGATGCAAATTGAAGACCGTGGTACACTATTCTTAGAGCCAGGTACAGATATTTACGAAGGTATGATTGTTGGAGAAAATACTCGTGACGCTGATATCACTGTAAATATTACAAAAATGAAACAAAAAACTAACATCCGTTCAGCAAATAAAGACCAAACGAATGTTATTAAAAAACCACGTATTTTATCTCTAGAAGAAGCTCTAGAATACTTAGGTGATGATGAGTACTTAGAAATCACTCCAGAATCTATTCGTCTTCGTAAAAAAATTCTAGATAAAAACGAACGTGAGAAAGCAGCGAAAAAATTAAAAAACGCTGAACAATAA
- a CDS encoding DUF5325 family protein, with protein MNRGKIVMAIYALAAVLAMCSIGYSVAASNIFGVLAGIIATCVIFMTAFKMKRKLREQGLL; from the coding sequence ATGAATCGTGGAAAAATCGTAATGGCCATTTATGCACTAGCAGCTGTACTAGCAATGTGTTCTATCGGGTATTCAGTAGCGGCAAGTAATATATTCGGCGTATTAGCAGGCATTATAGCTACTTGTGTCATTTTCATGACAGCTTTTAAAATGAAGCGTAAACTGCGAGAACAAGGCTTACTTTAA